One Pecten maximus chromosome 7, xPecMax1.1, whole genome shotgun sequence genomic window carries:
- the LOC117331435 gene encoding heterogeneous nuclear ribonucleoprotein 87F-like — MGDRENEQFRKLFIGGLSYETTEDSLKAHFGQWGNIMDCVVMKDATTKRSRGFGFITYSSPDELNLAQENRPHRIDGRQVESKRAMPRNKDGGEGESSQSCKKMFVGGLPDDATDEEVRAVFCEFGEIEKVDLIKDKITGKNKRFCFVTFFDYDPVDQCVLKKRHDVNGRTVEVKKAVPKDQEGGMGGRGGGRGGMGGRGGGRGGTGGRGGGRNDWDQGSGFNQQSGYNDFNQGGYSGGGGDYNQSWNQGGGYDNYNSGYNQSQNSGGNWGGNQQQSFGQNYGDGYGGGAMRGGGGGGGGSGGNYQQRSGPYNQNQGNYNRGGGGGGGYNRR; from the coding sequence ATGGGAGACCGTGAAAACGAACAATTTAGAAAACTGTTTATCGGTGGGTTGAGCTATGAAACAACAGAAGATAGCCTTAAAGCCCATTTTGGACAATGGGGAAATATAATGGACTGCGTGGTAATGAAAGACGCCACTACCAAACGATCAAGAGGATTTGGATTCATCACGTATTCAAGTCCAGATGAACTAAATTTAGCACAAGAGAATCGTCCCCATCGAATTGACGGCAGGCAAGTAGAATCTAAACGTGCTATGCCAAGAAATAAGGATGGCGGTGAAGGAGAATCGTCGCAATCGTGTAAGAAAATGTTTGTTGGTGGTCTCCCCGACGATGCAACTGACGAAGAGGTTCGTGCAGTATTCTGTGAGTTCGGAGAAATTGAAAAAGTTGATTTGATCAAGGATAAGATCACTGGCAAAAACAAAAGGTTCTGCTTTGTAACATTCTTTGATTATGACCCTGTTGATCAGTGCGTGTTGAAAAAGAGACATGATGTAAATGGTAGAACAGTAGAGGTTAAGAAAGCTGTACCCAAGGATCAAGAGGGTGGAATGGGAGGACGCGGTGGCGGTCGTGGTGGAATGGGAGGCCGCGGTGGTGGTCGTGGTGGAACGGGAGGACGCGGTGGTGGTCGTAATGACTGGGACCAAGGCAGTGGCTTTAACCAGCAGAGTGGATACAATGACTTTAACCAAGGAGGTTATAGTGGAGGCGGAGGTGATTACAATCAAAGTTGGAACCAAGGTGGTGGTTATGACAACTACAATAGTGGTTACAATCAAAGCCAGAACAGTGGGGGAAATTGGGGTGGAAACCAGCAGCAAAGTTTTGGACAGAATTATGGTGATGGTTATGGGGGTGGAGCAATGAGGGGCggcggtggtggtggtggtggtagtggtggaAACTACCAGCAGCGATCAGGCCCCTATAACCAGAATCAAGGAAATTACAAtcgaggaggaggaggaggtggCGGTTACAACAGGCGTTAA
- the LOC117331434 gene encoding N-acylglucosamine 2-epimerase-like, whose translation MASRLVEFYERIAKDLDRTMDFWLKHSHDETYGGFFNCLSKDGKVYDRLKHVWLQARQIWTYCRLYNEVDRFRRQDILEAALKGMNFLQKYAKDPQTWKCHLVLTEEGKAVKTQRSIFSECFYLMALSEMGRASGEKTYMIEALQMMEKIVHWVREDDTDLGRPAMEGAVPTSSLAVPMMLLCLIDQLESVDPTLETKYRDLTGWCLTEVKKHVQRDGTVILENVSPDGEELPGCMGRLMLPGHSIEAGWFLLQYAITKGNDDVKKMAIDKFILNPFHYGWDQTHGGLMYFLDVDNWSPTQLEWDMKLWWAHNEALIAFLMVYKETGDTKMIDIFAKIFDYSYSHFVDEENGEWYGYLNRNGEISMDFKGGPWKGCFHVPRYQMMCEKMLKELAK comes from the exons ATGGCTTCACGTCTTGTTGAGTTCTATGAACGGATTGCCAAAGATTTGGATCGCACCATGGACTTCTGGCTAAAGCATTCGCATGATGAAACTTATGG GGGATTTTTCAATTGCCTCAGTAAAGATGGGAAGGTGTATGACCGTTTAAAACACGTCTGGTTACAGGCAAGACAG ATCTGGACATATTGTCGCCTTTACAACGAAGTGGACAGGTTCCGACGACAAGATATACTGGAGGCAGCTTTGAAAG GAATgaattttcttcaaaaatacGCCAAGGATCCCCAGACTTGGAAGTGCCACTTGGTGCTGACCGAGGAGGGCAAAGCGGTGAAGACACAGCGTTCCATCTTCTCCGAGTGTTTTTATCTGATGGCACTGTCGGAGATGGGCAGAGCGAGCGGGGAAAAGACATATATG ATAGAGGCCTTACAGATGATGGAGAAGATCGTGCACTGGGTTCGCGAGGATGACACAGACTTGGGACGCCCTGCGATGGAAGGAGCGGTGCCCACTAGTTCCCTCGCTGTTCCCATGATGCTCCTTTGTCTAATCGATCAGCTGGAATCTGTGGACCCAACCCTTGAAACCAAATATAGGGATCTTACAGGATGGTGTCTGACCGAAGTTAAGAAACACGTTCAG AGGGATGGCACAGTTATATTAGAGAATGTCAGTCCAGACGGAGAGGAGCTCCCGGGGTGTATGGGGAGGCTGATGCTACCAGGTCACTCCATCGAGGCTGGCTGGTTCCTACTGCAATACGCCATCACCAAGGGCAACGACGATGTGAAAAAGATGGCCATAGACAAGTTCATACTCAACCCTTTCCATTACGGCTGGGACCAAACCCATGGAGGACTGATGTACTTTTTGGACGTAGACAACTGGTCACCCACACAGCTCGAGTGGGACATGAAACTATGGTGGGCTCACAACGAGGCCCTCATAGCATTCCTCATGGTGTATAAAGAAACAGGCGATACCAAAATGATTGATATCTTTGCGAAGATATTTGACTACAGCTATTCCCAC TTTGTTGATGAAGAAAATGGTGAATGGTATGGTTATCTCAATCGAAATGGTGAAATCAGCATGGACTTCAAGGGTGGCCCTTGGAAAG GGTGCTTCCATGTTCCTCGTTATCAGATGATGTGTGAAAAGATGCTTAAGGAACTCGCAAAATAA